One region of Tachysurus fulvidraco isolate hzauxx_2018 chromosome 9, HZAU_PFXX_2.0, whole genome shotgun sequence genomic DNA includes:
- the lysmd3 gene encoding lysM and putative peptidoglycan-binding domain-containing protein 3 isoform X2 produces the protein MTGRNQYNGFQSATTIQPATGAHTYIFGSNSETECSEEDGESNELRSRGRERHRRSNSSERKDDIVYVMRDIKEGDTLISISLQYFCSVTDLKRANNLLTEQDFFALRSIKIPVKKFSLFTETHSTAPHKSNSPSGVRRIPEIPPSTGSADSSPSSSSSTDSVECFLQEKDKDIERLVKYTNPSRSSLSEVVSSLNSQQPVQGEAERRSAGRKDPYYGADWGMRWWTAVAIMLVVGIVTPVFYLLYYEVLMKADVSHHTTTESITTVSNIGGVPDLPAVKAVPHQDSLIHPAVEHPASVLGQEHKKT, from the exons ATGACTGGAAGAAACCAATATAATGGCTTCCAGTCAGCTACGACGATTCAGCCTGCAACTGGAGCTCACACTTATATCTTCGGGAGCAATTCTGAGACCGAGTGCTCtgaggaggatggagagagcAACGAGCTTCGCTCCAGAGGCAGGGAGAGGCACCGGCGCAGTAACTCCAGTGAGAGAAAGGATGACATTGTCTACGTGATGAGAGACATCAAGGAGGGAGACACGCTGATTAGCATTTCGCTGCAGTATTTCTGCTCT GTCACTGATCTAAAGAGGGCCAACAATCTCCTGACAGAGCAGGACTTCTTCGCCTTGAGGTCCATCAAAATCCCTGTGAAGAAGTTTAGCTTGTTCACGGAAACGCACAGCACAGCTCCACACAAATCCAACTCTCCCAGCGGTGTACGCAGAATCCCAGAGATCCCTCCGAGCACAGGATCAGCAGACTCCtctccttcttcctcctcctctacCGACAGTGTGGAGTGCTTCCTGCAGGAGAAGGACAAGGACATTGAGCGTCTGGTCAAATACACAAATCCATCCAGAAGCAGTCTAAGCGAGGTGGTGTCCTCGCTGAACTCCCAACAGCCTGTACAGGGAGAGGCAGAGCGTAGATCTGCCGGAAGGAAAGACCCGTACTATGGCGCAGACTGGGGTATGAGGTGGTGGACTGCAGTAGCCATTATGCTTGTGGTGGGCATCGTCACACCAGTGTTCTACCTGCTGTACTACGAGGTGCTGATGAAAGCAGACGTTAGCCACCACACTACTACAGAATCCATTACAACAGTCTCAAACATTGGTGGTGTGCCAGATCTACCAGCAGTTAAGGCTGTTCCTCACCAAGATTCCCTCATACATCCAGCTGTTGAACATCCAGCATCTGTTCTGGGACAGGAACATAAAAAAACGTAG
- the lysmd3 gene encoding lysM and putative peptidoglycan-binding domain-containing protein 3 isoform X1: MNSEKMTGRNQYNGFQSATTIQPATGAHTYIFGSNSETECSEEDGESNELRSRGRERHRRSNSSERKDDIVYVMRDIKEGDTLISISLQYFCSVTDLKRANNLLTEQDFFALRSIKIPVKKFSLFTETHSTAPHKSNSPSGVRRIPEIPPSTGSADSSPSSSSSTDSVECFLQEKDKDIERLVKYTNPSRSSLSEVVSSLNSQQPVQGEAERRSAGRKDPYYGADWGMRWWTAVAIMLVVGIVTPVFYLLYYEVLMKADVSHHTTTESITTVSNIGGVPDLPAVKAVPHQDSLIHPAVEHPASVLGQEHKKT, encoded by the exons ATGAATAG CGAGAAAATGACTGGAAGAAACCAATATAATGGCTTCCAGTCAGCTACGACGATTCAGCCTGCAACTGGAGCTCACACTTATATCTTCGGGAGCAATTCTGAGACCGAGTGCTCtgaggaggatggagagagcAACGAGCTTCGCTCCAGAGGCAGGGAGAGGCACCGGCGCAGTAACTCCAGTGAGAGAAAGGATGACATTGTCTACGTGATGAGAGACATCAAGGAGGGAGACACGCTGATTAGCATTTCGCTGCAGTATTTCTGCTCT GTCACTGATCTAAAGAGGGCCAACAATCTCCTGACAGAGCAGGACTTCTTCGCCTTGAGGTCCATCAAAATCCCTGTGAAGAAGTTTAGCTTGTTCACGGAAACGCACAGCACAGCTCCACACAAATCCAACTCTCCCAGCGGTGTACGCAGAATCCCAGAGATCCCTCCGAGCACAGGATCAGCAGACTCCtctccttcttcctcctcctctacCGACAGTGTGGAGTGCTTCCTGCAGGAGAAGGACAAGGACATTGAGCGTCTGGTCAAATACACAAATCCATCCAGAAGCAGTCTAAGCGAGGTGGTGTCCTCGCTGAACTCCCAACAGCCTGTACAGGGAGAGGCAGAGCGTAGATCTGCCGGAAGGAAAGACCCGTACTATGGCGCAGACTGGGGTATGAGGTGGTGGACTGCAGTAGCCATTATGCTTGTGGTGGGCATCGTCACACCAGTGTTCTACCTGCTGTACTACGAGGTGCTGATGAAAGCAGACGTTAGCCACCACACTACTACAGAATCCATTACAACAGTCTCAAACATTGGTGGTGTGCCAGATCTACCAGCAGTTAAGGCTGTTCCTCACCAAGATTCCCTCATACATCCAGCTGTTGAACATCCAGCATCTGTTCTGGGACAGGAACATAAAAAAACGTAG
- the mblac2 gene encoding metallo-beta-lactamase domain-containing protein 2, with protein MSVTDWYAHKSLENGLFWIQERFYESGNRANMWLIRGSHQDVLIDAGLGLRSLPEYISAKGLQGEDAKRKNPLLAIGTHVHFDHSGGLHQFQQVGVHEAEVDALANGDNFETVTWLSDREIVQNPCPGWTARQYRVKPVQPTHILQEGNVINLGDRQLTVLHMPGHSRGSICLHDKDNKILFSGDVVYDGSMIDWLPYSAVGDYVRSCQRLVEMVDKEEVEQVMPGHYNAFGAKRLHRLASTYISGAGTCHKLTSCAMKSVASLALRASNSCCACC; from the exons ATGTCTGTGACGGACTGGTACGCGCACAAGTCGCTTGAAAACGGCTTGTTTTGGATCCAGGAGCGTTTCTACGAATCGGGGAACAGAGCTAACATGTGGCTGATTCGCGGATCTCACCAGGACGTGCTGATCGACGCCGGGCTCGGCCTCCGCAGTCTGCCTGAGTACATCAGCGCTAAAGGCCTGCAGGGAGAAGACGCCAAGCGGAAAAACCCGCTCTTGGCGATCGGGACGCACGTTCACTTCGACCACTCGGGCGGATTGCACCAGTTCCAACAGGTGGGCGTGCACGAGGCCGAGGTCGATGCTCTGGCCAACGGAGACAATTTCGAGACGGTGACATGGCTGTCCGACAGGGAGATCGTGCAGAATCCGTGCCCGGGATGGACGGCCAGGCAGTACAGAGTGAAACCAGTGCAgcccacacacatactacaggaag gcaATGTCATCAACCTCGGAGACCGGCAGCTGACTGTGCTCCACATGCCAGGTCACTCAAGAGGCAGCATCTGCCTCCATGACAAGGACAACAAAATACTCTTCAGTGGAGACGTGGTCTACGATGGCTCAATGATCGACTGGCTGCCCTACAGTGCTGTCGGTGACTATGTGCGCAGCTGCCAGAGGCTGGTCGAGATGGTGGACAAGGAAGAAGTAGAGCAGGTCATGCCTGGCCACTATAATGCTTTCGGGGCCAAGAGGCTTCACCGACTTGCTTCCACCTACATCTCCGGTGCAGGAACATGTCACAAGTTGACTTCCTGTGCCATGAAGTCTGTAGCCAGCCTGGCACTTCGAGCTTCCAACTCCTGCTGTGCCTGTTGCTAG
- the polr3g gene encoding DNA-directed RNA polymerase III subunit RPC7, whose amino-acid sequence MAGKGRGIAAFTFNIDALGLTRGSMPETQHGPQPLFPQMEFKPVPLKAGEDEDYMLALKQEIRGRMKGLPFNIKPCSGRSDVEKYKEKYIRECQKIEDEEWTPDWNRLPKELMPQKKMIRKKKDPKKPKKISSKQQEDLLSKLNELEKKADKSDDENEKEEKKGDEEEEKKGDEEEEIEGDEFDEELEEENDYINTYFEDGDEYGAGSDDNMDEATY is encoded by the exons atggCTGGTAAAGGCAGAGGCATAGCAGCTTTTACATTTAACATAGACGCACTGGGTCTCACCAGAGGATCCATGCCTGAGACTCAACATGGTCCACAACCCTTGTTTCCT CAAATGGAGTTTAAACCAGTGCCTTTAAAGGCTGGTGAGGATGAAGACTACATGTTAGCTTTGAAACAAGAGATTAGGGGAAGAATGAAAGGCCTGCCTTTCAACATAAAGCCGTGCTCAGGCAGGAGTG atgtggaaaaatataaagaaaaatatattagagAATGCCAGAAAATTGAGGATGAAGAATGGACCCCAG ACTGGAACCGTCTTCCAAAGGAGCTAATGCCTCAGAAGAAGATGATTAGGAAAAAAAAGG atccaaagaaacccaaaaagATTTCAAGCAAACAGCAGGAGGATTTGTTGTCTAAACTGAAT gAGCTTGAGAAGAAGGCTGATAAATCAGACGATGAgaatgaaaaggaagaaaaaaagggtgatgaagaggaagaaaaaaagggtGACGAAGAGGAAGAAATTGAAGGAGATGAATTTGATGAAGAGCTTGAAGAG GAGAATGACTACATAAATACCTACTTCGAAGATGGTGACGAATACGGCGCAGGGAGCGATGACAATATGGATGAAGCCACAtattaa